A stretch of DNA from Microbacterium croceum:
GTGGTCGCGCAGCTGCTGACCCGCCGCAACCGCGACGATCGGATGCTCCGGCTCACGGAGCGGGAGCGCACCGTGCTCGCGCTGATCGCCGAGGGCAAGTCGAATCAGGCGATCGCCGCGCTGCTGTTCCTCTCGGAGGCGAGTGTCGAGAAGAACATCACCGCCATCTTCCAGAAGCTGGGCTTCGAGCAGGACGAGTCGGGAAACCGCCGCGTGCTCGCCGCTCTTGCACACATCGAGAACACCGGAGGCCCGACGCCTCCGACCGGCCAGACAGGAGTGGCACGATGACCACCGAACAGAACGACTTCTCGGGCGGGCACACCCCGCTCACTCCCCCGCCGGCCTCCGGCACGCAGCCCGCTCCGCAGGCCCCCTCGCCGGAGATGGCGGCGCCACCCGCAACGGGGCGCTCTGCCGGCTCGAAAGCGGTGATGATCGTCACGGCCATCGTCGGCGGCATCGCGATCCTGGGCTCCGGTGGTGCCGCCGCGGCCGCCGCTGCCGGAAGCATCATGTCGTCGAGCACTCCCGACTCCGTCCAGACCGTGTCGACCGAGGGACTCACGGGTATCGACGTCAGCGCGGATGCCAGCAGCATGCGCGTCGAGTACGGCAACGTCGACGAGGCGCGGCTCGCGATCACGAACGGACGCGGCGCGGCGTGGACCTTCGAGCGGGACGGAGACGAGCTGGTCGTGCGCAGTCCGCAGGGCGTGTGGGGCTGGTGGTTCGGGAGCTGGTTCGGAGACGAGGAGGTGGCCGTGCTGACGCTGCCGGAGAGCCTGCAGGGAGAGGAGCTCGACGCGGACCTCACCCTCAACGCCGGAAGCCTCGACGTGGTCGGGGAGTTCGGGGCGCTCGACATCGACGTGAACGCCGGAGCCCTCGACGTGCGGGGCACTGCGACCGGATTCGACGTCCAGATGAGCGCGGGGCGAGCCGATGTGCTGCTCGACGGCGTGGACGAGGCCGATCTGGGTGTCTCCGCCGGCGACCTCACCGTGGAGCTCACGGGCACAGCGCCGAGACGGACCGCGGTCGATGTGAGCGCGGGGTCGGTGGATCTGACCGTGCCTGACGTCGAGTACGACCTCACCCAGGATGTGAGCGCAGGCTCGCTCGATGCGAAGGTGCAGCAGTCGTCCAACGCCCGCCGCACCATCGATGTCACGCTCGAAGCGGGCAGGGCGACCATCCGTCCGGGCCGTTGATCTCCTTCGAGGGAGGGGCCTCCGTACGGGTCCTCTCCCTCGATTCGGATTTTCCGCGAAACTCCGGTAAAGTTTCGGAGGTTGACGGGGCTATAGCTCAGGTGGTTAGAGCGCTTCACTGATAATGAAGAGGTCCCAGGTTCAAGTCCTGGTAGCCCCACACTCTCAATTCAATATTTCCCTCACGGGGCCTTAGCTCAGTTGGTAGAGCGCCTGCTTTGCAAGCAGGATGTCAGGAGTTCGAATCTCCTAGGCTCCACACTGTGTTGAGACAGTATGACGAAAGCTCTGGTCGTTGACCAGGGCTTTC
This window harbors:
- a CDS encoding DUF4097 domain-containing protein, producing MTTEQNDFSGGHTPLTPPPASGTQPAPQAPSPEMAAPPATGRSAGSKAVMIVTAIVGGIAILGSGGAAAAAAAGSIMSSSTPDSVQTVSTEGLTGIDVSADASSMRVEYGNVDEARLAITNGRGAAWTFERDGDELVVRSPQGVWGWWFGSWFGDEEVAVLTLPESLQGEELDADLTLNAGSLDVVGEFGALDIDVNAGALDVRGTATGFDVQMSAGRADVLLDGVDEADLGVSAGDLTVELTGTAPRRTAVDVSAGSVDLTVPDVEYDLTQDVSAGSLDAKVQQSSNARRTIDVTLEAGRATIRPGR